A section of the Clostridium omnivorum genome encodes:
- a CDS encoding DUF1634 domain-containing protein, with protein MAEKSKIGEMEIIISKFLRAGVFLSAAIVGIGLVKFLVTGNSGYPINYFPTTIKEILIGFIGLKSYAIILTGLIVLILTPVFRVGVSILVFIKEGDYLYVKITSLVFIILLISFMLGKVE; from the coding sequence ATGGCTGAAAAAAGTAAAATAGGAGAAATGGAGATTATAATAAGCAAGTTCCTTAGAGCAGGGGTATTTTTAAGCGCAGCAATAGTAGGTATTGGATTAGTTAAGTTTTTAGTTACCGGCAACAGTGGATATCCAATTAATTATTTTCCTACGACAATAAAAGAAATACTAATAGGTTTTATTGGCCTTAAGTCCTATGCAATAATTTTAACAGGACTCATTGTGCTTATACTTACGCCAGTTTTTAGAGTTGGTGTGTCAATATTGGTATTTATAAAAGAAGGTGACTACCTGTACGTAAAAATAACCTCTTTAGTATTTATAATTCTTTTGATAAGTTTTATGTTAGGGAAAGTTGAATAA
- a CDS encoding spore coat protein CotJB: MDSNKFELLEQITALDFMIEDLHLYLDTHPTDRNALAKHNSAVMQCKMLKEKYEKHYGPLVEGSCSAYPFQWINEPWPWEYEANFRIR, encoded by the coding sequence ATGGATAGTAATAAATTTGAACTCTTAGAACAAATAACAGCACTGGATTTTATGATTGAGGACCTCCATCTATATCTAGATACTCATCCAACCGATCGTAATGCTCTTGCTAAACACAATTCTGCAGTTATGCAATGCAAAATGTTAAAAGAAAAATATGAAAAGCATTATGGTCCATTAGTTGAGGGCTCCTGCAGTGCTTATCCTTTTCAATGGATAAATGAACCTTGGCCTTGGGAATATGAAGCCAATTTTAGAATTCGCTAG
- a CDS encoding sulfite exporter TauE/SafE family protein → MVLLAIEILLVAIIAGVFGSILGLGGGIIITPALTLLFGIDIKYAIGASIVSVIATSSGAAVAYVRDKITNIRIGMFLEIATTIGAITGAFISGLIDSKYLYVIFGVLLLYSAIAMLKKKGQELPQDVEAHPLAEKLKLNGEYYDKVLDKKITYNVAGVYGGFGMMYGAGVISGLLGIGSGIFKVMAMDLFMKLPLKVSSATSNFMIGVTAAASAGVYLLRGDIDPKIAAPVALGVLIGAAIGTKIMQNLKSKTIRMIFIPVLAYVSIQMIVKGILQ, encoded by the coding sequence ATGGTTTTACTTGCAATAGAAATACTACTTGTAGCCATTATAGCCGGAGTATTCGGATCAATTCTTGGTCTAGGAGGTGGAATAATAATTACACCAGCATTAACATTATTATTTGGTATAGATATAAAATATGCCATTGGAGCTAGTATTGTTTCAGTAATTGCAACTTCCAGTGGTGCTGCGGTAGCCTATGTGAGAGATAAGATAACCAATATAAGAATTGGAATGTTTCTTGAAATAGCAACTACTATAGGAGCTATTACTGGTGCATTTATTAGCGGGTTAATTGATTCAAAATATTTATATGTTATTTTTGGTGTTCTACTATTATACTCAGCTATAGCTATGTTAAAAAAGAAAGGACAAGAACTTCCTCAGGATGTAGAGGCTCACCCTTTAGCTGAGAAATTAAAATTAAATGGTGAGTATTATGATAAAGTCTTAGATAAAAAGATAACTTATAATGTAGCTGGTGTATATGGAGGCTTCGGAATGATGTATGGAGCAGGCGTTATTTCAGGTCTTTTAGGAATAGGAAGTGGAATTTTTAAGGTAATGGCAATGGATCTTTTTATGAAGCTTCCGCTAAAGGTATCAAGTGCAACAAGTAACTTTATGATAGGTGTAACTGCAGCTGCCAGTGCAGGGGTATATCTTTTAAGAGGGGATATTGATCCTAAAATAGCAGCTCCAGTTGCATTAGGAGTTCTCATAGGTGCTGCTATAGGAACAAAAATCATGCAAAACTTAAAAAGTAAAACTATAAGAATGATATTCATACCTGTGCTTGCATATGTTTCTATTCAAATGATTGTTAAAGGCATATTGCAGTAA
- a CDS encoding DNA topoisomerase III, whose product MGKALVLAEKPSVGRELGRVLKCNKKANGYLEGEKYIVTWALGHLVTLADPEIYDDKYKSWKMEDLPMLPKPLKLVVIKQSGKQFNIVKEQLNRKDVTEIVIATDAGREGELVARWILEKARVNKPMKRLWISSQTDKAILEGFRNLKPAAQYDNLYKAAACRSEADWVVGLNITRALTCKHNAQLTAGRVQSATLAMIVNREEEIRNFKPKDYYVINAKAKGFTLQWRDKNNNSSIFEEDKVNKILAAVKGKEANVVDVTESAKKQYAPALYDLTELQRDANRIFGYSAKQTLSIMQRLYENYKVLTYPRTDSRYISSDIVATLPERLKAISIGSYRACATEILNGKIHANKSFVDDSKVSDHHAIIPTEERGNIALLSSEERHIYDLVVKRFLSVMLPPYEYLQTTITVDINGESFVAKGNVIKSKGWKKVYDREDDLAEDEDEKDNQVLPQIKKGEKLSVASVESKKLKTKAPARFNEGTLLSAMEKPHKYVAVDKLSAKTLGETGGIGTVATRADIIEKLFNMFYIEKNGKEIVPTGKGKQLIELVPEELKSPLMTAKWELELEQISKGKKDPRVFTEEMRKYAAELVQEVKGSTDKFKHDNLSGNKCPECGKYMLEVKGKNGRMLVCQDRECGHRENLGRLTNARCPECHKKLELRGHGEGQIYVCLNTNCNFREKASSFSKRFKDNESKSNKKDVQNYMKKMKQENEAPMNSALAEALAKLNLK is encoded by the coding sequence ATGGGCAAGGCATTAGTGCTTGCTGAAAAACCTTCAGTAGGAAGGGAATTAGGCAGAGTTTTAAAATGTAATAAAAAAGCAAATGGATATTTAGAAGGGGAAAAATATATTGTAACTTGGGCTTTAGGGCATTTGGTTACACTTGCTGATCCAGAAATTTATGATGATAAATATAAAAGCTGGAAGATGGAGGATTTACCTATGCTTCCAAAGCCGCTAAAACTTGTTGTTATAAAGCAAAGCGGCAAACAGTTTAACATAGTTAAAGAGCAATTAAATAGGAAAGATGTTACAGAGATTGTAATAGCTACAGATGCTGGTCGTGAGGGAGAACTTGTGGCTCGCTGGATACTAGAGAAGGCTAGAGTTAATAAGCCAATGAAAAGGCTTTGGATATCTTCTCAAACAGATAAAGCTATACTTGAAGGTTTTAGAAATTTAAAGCCTGCAGCTCAATACGATAATTTATATAAAGCTGCAGCTTGTAGATCAGAAGCTGATTGGGTGGTGGGCTTAAATATTACGAGAGCTTTAACTTGTAAGCATAATGCTCAGTTAACTGCTGGACGTGTACAGTCCGCAACCTTGGCAATGATAGTTAATCGTGAAGAAGAGATAAGAAATTTTAAGCCAAAAGACTATTATGTAATAAATGCAAAGGCTAAGGGATTTACTCTTCAATGGAGAGATAAAAATAATAATAGCAGCATTTTTGAGGAAGATAAAGTTAATAAAATTCTTGCTGCTGTTAAGGGAAAAGAAGCTAATGTAGTTGATGTTACTGAAAGTGCTAAAAAGCAATATGCTCCAGCTCTTTATGATTTAACAGAGTTACAGAGAGACGCTAATAGAATTTTTGGATATTCAGCTAAGCAAACACTATCTATAATGCAAAGATTATACGAAAACTATAAGGTATTAACTTATCCTAGAACAGATTCAAGATATATTTCTAGTGATATTGTTGCAACTTTACCAGAACGATTAAAGGCAATTTCTATAGGCAGCTATAGAGCTTGTGCAACAGAAATATTAAATGGTAAGATACATGCCAATAAAAGCTTTGTTGATGATAGCAAAGTAAGTGATCACCATGCTATCATTCCAACTGAGGAAAGAGGAAATATAGCTCTTTTGAGCAGTGAAGAAAGACATATTTATGATTTAGTAGTTAAAAGATTCTTGTCTGTTATGCTGCCACCTTATGAATACTTACAAACTACCATCACTGTAGATATAAATGGCGAAAGCTTTGTGGCTAAAGGAAACGTAATTAAGTCTAAGGGATGGAAAAAGGTATATGACAGAGAAGATGATTTAGCTGAGGATGAAGATGAAAAGGATAATCAGGTATTACCTCAGATTAAAAAGGGTGAAAAATTGAGTGTAGCTTCTGTTGAAAGTAAAAAGCTTAAAACAAAAGCACCTGCAAGATTTAATGAAGGTACTCTTCTTTCGGCTATGGAAAAACCTCATAAATATGTAGCTGTAGATAAGCTCTCAGCTAAAACTCTTGGTGAAACTGGTGGTATAGGAACAGTTGCCACAAGAGCAGATATTATTGAAAAACTATTTAACATGTTTTATATAGAAAAGAACGGTAAAGAAATTGTTCCAACAGGAAAAGGTAAGCAACTTATTGAGTTAGTTCCAGAAGAATTAAAATCACCTTTAATGACAGCTAAATGGGAGCTTGAATTAGAGCAAATCAGCAAAGGTAAAAAGGATCCAAGAGTATTTACTGAAGAAATGAGAAAGTATGCTGCTGAGCTAGTTCAAGAGGTTAAGGGAAGTACAGATAAATTCAAGCATGACAATCTATCAGGAAACAAGTGCCCTGAGTGCGGAAAATATATGCTTGAAGTAAAGGGTAAAAACGGAAGGATGCTTGTATGTCAAGATAGAGAATGTGGTCACAGAGAGAATTTAGGCAGACTTACCAATGCTCGTTGTCCTGAATGTCATAAGAAGTTAGAGCTTAGAGGACATGGAGAAGGACAAATTTATGTATGCCTGAATACTAACTGCAACTTTAGAGAAAAGGCTTCATCTTTTAGCAAGAGATTTAAAGATAATGAGAGCAAATCAAATAAAAAAGATGTTCAAAATTATATGAAGAAAATGAAACAAGAAAATGAAGCTCCAATGAATTCAGCATTAGCAGAAGCGTTAGCAAAATTAAATTTAAAATAA
- a CDS encoding manganese catalase family protein, with protein sequence MWLYEKKLEYPVKIKNPNPKMAKVIITQYGGPDGELAASLRYLSQRFSMVTPQAIATLNDIGTEELAHLEIVGAIVHQLVQGASVEEIEAAGMGGFYADHDKAIYPVNGDGVPFSAAYIQSKGNPIVDLTEDLAAEQKARATYEYLINMADDPDVIEPLKFLREREVVHYQRFGEALRLVQDYLQDPRLYIMPKPDYLKK encoded by the coding sequence ATGTGGTTATATGAAAAAAAACTGGAATATCCAGTAAAAATTAAAAACCCAAATCCTAAGATGGCAAAAGTAATAATTACTCAATATGGAGGACCTGACGGAGAGCTAGCAGCTTCACTAAGATATTTAAGTCAAAGATTCTCTATGGTTACCCCACAAGCTATTGCAACATTAAATGATATAGGTACAGAAGAACTAGCACATCTTGAAATAGTTGGAGCTATAGTACATCAACTAGTTCAAGGAGCTAGTGTAGAAGAAATTGAAGCTGCTGGAATGGGCGGTTTCTATGCTGATCACGATAAAGCAATATATCCAGTTAATGGCGACGGAGTTCCATTTAGTGCTGCTTATATTCAATCAAAAGGTAATCCAATTGTAGATCTTACTGAAGATTTAGCAGCTGAGCAAAAGGCTAGAGCTACCTATGAATACTTAATTAATATGGCAGATGACCCTGATGTTATTGAACCATTAAAATTCCTTAGAGAAAGAGAAGTAGTACACTATCAAAGATTTGGTGAAGCTTTAAGACTAGTTCAGGATTATCTCCAAGATCCGCGTTTATATATTATGCCAAAACCTGATTATTTAAAGAAGTAA
- a CDS encoding spore coat associated protein CotJA, with protein MAKISKPNYEMNDMNCDGMGQCIPQELVIRNVRLAAAYVPYQKMCTIFSPIEGLKKGTIFPELYSPYEKKDKKHKVLREEE; from the coding sequence ATGGCTAAAATCAGCAAACCTAATTATGAAATGAACGACATGAATTGCGATGGCATGGGTCAATGTATACCACAAGAACTAGTTATTAGAAATGTACGTCTTGCAGCTGCTTATGTTCCCTATCAAAAAATGTGTACTATCTTTTCCCCTATTGAAGGACTAAAAAAAGGAACAATTTTCCCTGAACTATATAGTCCATATGAAAAGAAAGATAAAAAGCACAAAGTATTAAGAGAAGAAGAGTAG